A region of Paenibacillus thiaminolyticus DNA encodes the following proteins:
- a CDS encoding spore coat associated protein CotJA — protein MENEQARGWAEPAAMPSACGPGAHSQERYYIPFRGPWDPCPPLPYKTYVVPPNLFITFQPPNLPQFPPPQALRCGTLWPALFSPYRPKGRREEGTA, from the coding sequence ATGGAGAACGAGCAAGCGCGTGGCTGGGCCGAGCCGGCAGCGATGCCGTCCGCATGCGGGCCGGGAGCGCATTCGCAGGAAAGGTACTATATACCGTTCCGGGGGCCATGGGATCCTTGCCCGCCGCTGCCCTACAAGACCTATGTCGTGCCGCCGAACTTGTTCATTACGTTTCAGCCCCCGAATTTGCCGCAATTCCCGCCGCCGCAGGCGCTGCGGTGCGGAACGCTGTGGCCGGCATTATTCAGCCCTTATCGGCCGAAGGGCAGACGGGAGGAGGGAACGGCTTGA
- a CDS encoding Crp/Fnr family transcriptional regulator — protein MKITLHRGEILFRQGDPGTYLYRIVSGLFKVTRLHENGNIVLFNILYPGEMVPHHSLISPKDCHGTATAMVTGTVERIEAEAWYEELRNDSGKALEVAKLLQEKLRFMQQRLDHLTIGSPAERLALLTRWLDSMTNKTPLTDMLTQEEIGQLIGVRRETVNRLLRQGDNSMTKR, from the coding sequence ATGAAGATTACACTGCATCGCGGGGAGATATTATTCCGCCAAGGCGATCCGGGCACGTATCTGTACCGGATTGTGAGCGGCTTGTTCAAAGTGACCCGGCTGCATGAGAACGGGAACATCGTGCTGTTCAATATATTGTATCCGGGCGAGATGGTGCCGCATCATTCCCTTATCTCCCCGAAGGATTGCCATGGGACGGCGACGGCTATGGTAACCGGCACGGTCGAGCGGATAGAAGCGGAGGCGTGGTATGAGGAGCTGCGGAACGATTCCGGGAAAGCGCTCGAAGTCGCCAAGCTGCTGCAGGAGAAGCTTCGCTTCATGCAGCAGCGGCTCGATCATCTGACGATTGGATCGCCCGCCGAGCGGCTGGCGCTGCTGACCCGGTGGCTGGACAGCATGACGAACAAGACCCCGCTTACCGATATGCTGACGCAAGAAGAGATCGGGCAGCTGATCGGAGTGCGGCGCGAGACGGTCAACCGTCTGCTCCGGCAGGGCGACAATTCCATGACGAAGCGATGA
- a CDS encoding manganese catalase family protein, with amino-acid sequence MWVYEKKLQYPVRVSKCDPRMAKLLLEQYGGADGELAAALRYLNQRYSIPDKVIGLLTDIGTEEFAHLEMIATMVYKLTKDATPQELEAAGLGAHYVSHDSALFYENAGGVPWTAAYIQAKGDPIADLYEDIAAEEKARATYQWLIDMTDDVDLQDALKFLREREVIHSLRFREAVEILKEERDAKKIF; translated from the coding sequence TTGTGGGTATATGAGAAGAAGCTTCAATATCCGGTTCGCGTCAGCAAATGCGATCCGCGCATGGCTAAGCTGCTGCTGGAGCAGTACGGCGGAGCCGACGGGGAGCTGGCGGCGGCGCTTCGCTATTTGAATCAGCGCTACTCGATTCCGGATAAGGTCATCGGCTTGCTTACCGATATCGGGACAGAGGAATTCGCCCATTTGGAAATGATTGCCACCATGGTATACAAGCTGACCAAGGACGCGACACCGCAGGAATTGGAAGCGGCCGGACTCGGGGCGCATTATGTCTCCCATGACAGCGCGCTGTTCTATGAAAATGCGGGCGGGGTGCCCTGGACGGCGGCCTATATTCAGGCGAAGGGCGATCCGATCGCCGACTTGTACGAGGATATCGCTGCCGAGGAGAAGGCGCGGGCGACGTATCAATGGCTGATCGATATGACGGATGATGTCGATTTGCAGGACGCTCTGAAATTTTTGCGGGAACGGGAAGTCATTCACTCGCTCCGGTTCAGGGAAGCGGTGGAGATTTTGAAGGAAGAGCGGGATGCGAAGAAGATATTTTAA
- a CDS encoding spore coat protein CotJB yields MSTHGTHPFCTQEYYDSLLQLQEIDFVLIELNLYLDTHPEDNQAIQQFNHYVHERMKVARHFQERFGPLQAGGFYSKCPWSWTDTPWPWQV; encoded by the coding sequence TTGAGCACACATGGCACGCACCCGTTCTGCACTCAGGAGTACTATGACAGCCTGCTGCAGCTGCAGGAAATCGATTTTGTGCTGATCGAGCTGAATCTGTATCTGGATACGCATCCCGAAGACAATCAGGCGATCCAGCAGTTCAATCACTATGTTCATGAACGAATGAAGGTGGCGAGGCATTTCCAGGAGAGGTTCGGCCCCCTGCAGGCTGGCGGCTTCTATTCGAAATGCCCTTGGTCCTGGACAGACACGCCGTGGCCGTGGCAGGTGTAA
- a CDS encoding HAD-IIIC family phosphatase, whose amino-acid sequence MDQAAEKVKEVKCVVWDLDHTMWDGILLESGEVALKPRIREILAELDSRGILHSIASRNDAEHAMSKLREFGVESYFLYPEINWNAKSASIEKICGNLNIGKDTILFIDDQPFERDEVQSVHPEVACIDAAEYGTLLDHPRLNPRFITEDSKRRRAMYIEDMQRKQEEEEFTGPQDAFLKSLGMRFVISEAREEDLKRAEELTVRTNQLNATGYTYSYEELDRIRQSPDYMLLVCELTDKYGSYGKIGLALIELKENCWHLKLLLMSCRVMSRGVGTVMLTHIMQQAKMEGKTLLADFKQTDRNKMMYVTYRFANFVEVSNDGQGNILFKNELNQIQPFPPYIEVKVTVAGRKG is encoded by the coding sequence ATGGACCAGGCCGCGGAAAAGGTCAAGGAAGTGAAGTGCGTCGTATGGGATCTCGACCATACGATGTGGGACGGCATTTTGCTGGAGTCGGGCGAGGTCGCGCTGAAGCCGCGCATCCGGGAGATTCTGGCGGAACTGGACTCGCGGGGCATCCTGCATTCGATTGCGAGCAGGAACGATGCGGAGCACGCGATGAGCAAGCTGCGGGAATTCGGCGTTGAATCGTATTTCCTGTATCCGGAAATCAACTGGAATGCGAAGTCGGCATCGATCGAGAAAATATGCGGCAACTTGAACATCGGCAAGGATACGATTCTGTTCATTGACGATCAGCCCTTCGAACGCGACGAGGTGCAAAGCGTCCATCCGGAAGTGGCCTGCATAGATGCGGCCGAATACGGCACGCTGCTTGATCATCCGCGTCTCAACCCCCGCTTCATCACGGAAGACTCGAAGCGCCGCCGCGCCATGTATATCGAGGACATGCAGCGCAAGCAGGAAGAAGAGGAGTTTACAGGTCCCCAGGATGCGTTCCTGAAATCGCTCGGCATGCGCTTCGTCATCAGCGAGGCCAGGGAGGAGGACTTGAAGCGGGCGGAGGAGCTGACCGTCCGCACCAATCAGTTGAATGCGACGGGTTATACCTACAGCTACGAGGAACTGGACAGGATCAGACAGTCTCCGGACTATATGCTGCTGGTGTGCGAGCTGACGGATAAATACGGATCCTACGGCAAGATCGGTCTCGCTCTCATCGAGTTGAAGGAGAACTGCTGGCATTTGAAGCTGCTGCTTATGTCCTGCAGAGTGATGTCGCGCGGCGTGGGCACTGTCATGCTGACCCATATTATGCAGCAGGCCAAAATGGAAGGGAAAACGCTGCTGGCAGACTTCAAACAGACCGATCGCAACAAGATGATGTATGTCACGTACCGGTTCGCCAATTTTGTCGAAGTCTCCAACGACGGCCAGGGAAATATTTTATTCAAAAATGAGTTGAATCAAATTCAACCGTTCCCGCCTTACATTGAGGTGAAGGTGACGGTTGCAGGGAGAAAGGGGTAA
- a CDS encoding acyl carrier protein, with protein MEIKQKIREFIESNLVVFEDEAVFSDDDNIFQMGFVNSLFAMKLLGYIEQEFGITVGNEDLDIANFSTLNNIVRLIAKHMQEV; from the coding sequence ATGGAAATCAAGCAAAAAATCCGCGAGTTCATTGAAAGCAATCTGGTTGTATTCGAGGATGAGGCCGTCTTCTCCGACGATGATAATATTTTTCAAATGGGCTTTGTCAATTCTTTATTCGCAATGAAGCTGCTTGGCTATATCGAGCAAGAGTTCGGGATTACAGTCGGGAACGAGGATTTGGATATCGCCAATTTCAGCACACTCAACAACATCGTCCGTCTCATCGCAAAGCATATGCAGGAGGTATAA
- a CDS encoding 3-hydroxyacyl-CoA dehydrogenase family protein has product MIQTVGVVGAGVMGSDVALDLACYGYEVVLKDISEDAVRRAQEKIRTDFRLLKMVKPQAKQLALEDVLGRITFTTSYDGFGRVQFVIENITEDWERKKTVYTELAEVCGIDAYFAVNTSCISITKVGALMPRPDKVIGMHFMNPVPMKELVEVIRGEHTSDETVACGEQFLRSFDKVPVVVNDFPGFVTNRVLMLTINECVWAVQDGVAEPQDVDKIFRLGFGHKMGPLATCDLIGLDTILNSLLVLYDSYKDPKFRPCPLLVKMVDAGYLGKKSGKGFFDYDK; this is encoded by the coding sequence ATGATACAAACCGTTGGAGTCGTCGGAGCAGGTGTAATGGGAAGCGATGTCGCCCTGGATCTCGCTTGCTACGGATACGAGGTGGTGCTGAAAGATATCAGCGAGGACGCCGTGCGGCGGGCGCAGGAGAAGATACGAACCGATTTCCGGCTGTTGAAAATGGTCAAGCCGCAGGCGAAGCAGTTGGCCTTGGAAGATGTGCTCGGCCGGATTACGTTCACGACGAGCTATGACGGCTTCGGGCGCGTCCAGTTCGTCATCGAGAACATTACGGAGGATTGGGAGCGGAAGAAGACGGTGTACACGGAACTGGCGGAGGTATGCGGCATCGATGCGTACTTTGCTGTCAATACGAGCTGCATCTCCATTACGAAGGTAGGCGCGTTGATGCCCAGACCGGACAAGGTCATCGGCATGCATTTCATGAACCCGGTCCCGATGAAGGAACTCGTGGAAGTCATTCGGGGAGAGCACACGTCGGATGAGACCGTAGCTTGCGGAGAACAGTTTTTGCGCTCGTTCGATAAAGTCCCCGTAGTCGTCAACGATTTTCCCGGCTTCGTGACGAACCGCGTTCTCATGCTGACGATTAACGAATGCGTATGGGCGGTTCAGGATGGGGTAGCCGAGCCGCAGGATGTGGATAAAATTTTCCGCCTCGGCTTCGGTCACAAAATGGGGCCGCTTGCCACCTGCGATCTGATTGGCCTGGATACGATCCTGAACTCCCTGCTCGTGCTGTATGACAGTTACAAGGATCCGAAGTTCCGGCCCTGCCCGCTGCTCGTGAAGATGGTGGATGCCGGATATTTGGGCAAAAAATCGGGAAAAGGATTTTTCGATTATGACAAGTAG
- a CDS encoding thioesterase II family protein, whose protein sequence is MKCKLFCLPHAGGSATIYMRWKRYLRDGIELHPLEPAGRGKRLAEPHYGSLDEMIDDLCGCLEQQLDGSDFALFGHSMGALVGYELAHAIKRRRGREPVHLFVSGTYPPHAQKINILHSLSDDRLREEIKRLGGTEGELLEREDLLRLFLPVLRRDLELVETHRFEDKPDQIHCNMSVLSGTEDRATAGYNLSEWSRYGSRACRFYEFEGGHFFINEHVVQVVSLINEALCSPQFQMSAKKEP, encoded by the coding sequence ATGAAATGCAAGCTGTTTTGCCTGCCCCATGCCGGCGGTTCCGCTACCATCTACATGCGGTGGAAGCGTTACCTGCGCGACGGCATTGAATTGCATCCGCTTGAGCCGGCCGGCCGGGGAAAAAGATTGGCTGAGCCCCATTACGGCAGCCTGGATGAAATGATCGACGATTTATGCGGATGCCTGGAGCAGCAATTGGACGGCTCCGACTTCGCTCTCTTCGGTCACAGCATGGGAGCGCTTGTCGGTTACGAACTGGCGCATGCCATCAAGCGGAGAAGGGGGCGGGAACCGGTTCATCTTTTCGTATCGGGAACCTATCCTCCCCATGCCCAGAAGATCAACATCCTCCATTCGCTGTCTGACGACAGGCTGCGTGAGGAAATCAAGCGGTTGGGAGGAACCGAGGGAGAACTCCTCGAGCGGGAAGATCTGCTGCGGCTGTTTTTGCCGGTGCTGCGCAGAGACTTGGAGTTGGTCGAGACGCACCGCTTTGAGGATAAGCCGGATCAGATTCACTGCAATATGTCCGTGCTGAGCGGCACAGAAGATAGGGCCACCGCCGGCTACAACCTGTCGGAGTGGTCCAGATATGGCAGCCGGGCTTGTCGTTTTTATGAATTCGAGGGAGGCCACTTTTTCATTAATGAACATGTCGTTCAGGTGGTGTCGCTCATCAATGAGGCATTATGCAGTCCACAATTTCAGATGTCCGCAAAAAAGGAGCCGTGA
- a CDS encoding amino acid adenylation domain-containing protein gives MTHPQKRIWYVENIYPGTSIHNIGGLIKIYGPVDFQLLEESINLFVKHNDAIRIRLIERDEAVWQTVTAYRRRTFPFIDFTDRSSGIDVDAWVSAEFAKPLPLDGESLYEFALVKISETESAYLTKVHHIISDGWSFQLMTTHINQIYTQLMQGQAVQQEDRPSYVDYIEREHAYLSSSRFTKNKHYWQQKFESVHDVALQTTASGTTGQRQKFLISPHTSEAIRSFVHTHRMSLNTFFIAAMLIYLHKATHQDRIMIGTPVLNRTGAKEKNTFGMFTSTMPFLADIERDTSFSTFLHNINHELIQCYFHQKYPYNLLVQDLQLQKRGLDQLFQVCVNYYNTAFDQSFGPGWKMQQIEAHNGSQLYPLQLIVTEWSPNEGLELYFDYKTGDYTDSHIEEMYRRLHYIADQVVSRPEAAIRDVQLLLPGERTELLYACNRTDREYPVSATILQLFEEQVERTPDRIAVACDGQTLTYEELNARANRLARMLLKSGIGPHTPAAVMGRHSLSIVVGIWAVIKAGAAYLPIDPDYPQERIEYILRDSGAAHLLTHGSEWERLSYDGAVIDLDDERMYEADGSNLPGQGAADDLVYIIYTSGSTGNPKGTMIEHRGLVNYIWWASKTYLRAPDEVVALYSSIAFDLTVTSIFMPLISGHRIEIYEDNGNEFIIHRILRDNKATVIKLTPAHLALIKDVDLSASAVRTFIVGGEDLKCALARHIHEQACGGIAIYNEYGPTETVVGCMIYQFDPERDKGSSVPIGQPIDNVQIYLLDQRLEPVPNGTMGELYISGDGVARGYLHRPELTQERFVDNPFLSGKRMYRSGDLAMRHHHGDIVYLGRSDHQVKIKGYRIEMGEIEHQLLALPPIEEAVVVDWTGEDGQQHLAAYFVAAGRLTALELRMKLAEVLPSYMIPAYFVRLDQLPLTPNGKVDRQRLPAPEQAPEQHDADASGPLAALLTDIFKDVLQADHIGVHDNFYHMGGDSIKAIQIASRVTAAGYRLKVQQILSYPVIHELAALMDMNQSEPVAQGPCTGAVKPLPITSWFFRQPWSNPHYYAQSILVRLKHPVTAAQLQDALYELIQHHDALRLQVDEAAGILEYRTVERDDVEIACCDLACHSEEERPAELKQRAESFKASMRLGQGLLFKSLLFDEGVQGQSLLLTAHHLVVDGVSWRILLEDLDRLLQSMLGGPRLPLPDKTHSVQAWADAIEAYSRDRALEHLAYWQSVSAEAEDSLTADFPAADDRHAVCGTLVRELSKEETHRLLREANAPFRTQTSELLVASLAMALGGFTGKENITIELEGHGREELFDSLDVSRTVGWFTSMYPVNLRLPGTELAGIIKSVKEQLRSIPNKGIDYGIMSYISGLIPEGGRSLLRFNYMGEIDNHLQSPVLEIADKDTGSDSCASNRLTCLADVVAIVIDNKLQVRLAYSTAKFKPQSMEAFMDALMQRLIGVISLCAETGQSYFTPSDFETVKLTEDELNVLFSS, from the coding sequence TTGACACATCCGCAAAAGCGAATCTGGTATGTGGAAAACATATACCCGGGCACGAGCATTCACAACATCGGAGGACTTATCAAAATTTACGGCCCTGTTGATTTTCAGTTGCTTGAGGAATCCATCAATCTGTTCGTCAAGCACAACGACGCCATCCGCATCCGGCTAATCGAACGGGACGAGGCAGTGTGGCAGACCGTGACAGCGTATCGAAGACGAACGTTTCCGTTCATCGACTTCACGGATCGTTCCTCCGGTATCGATGTCGATGCCTGGGTCAGCGCGGAGTTCGCCAAGCCGCTGCCGCTGGACGGGGAATCTCTGTATGAGTTTGCCCTCGTAAAAATTAGCGAGACGGAAAGCGCATATCTGACGAAAGTCCATCATATCATTTCCGACGGATGGTCTTTTCAATTGATGACCACGCACATCAACCAAATTTATACGCAGTTGATGCAAGGGCAAGCAGTTCAGCAGGAAGACCGGCCCAGCTATGTAGACTATATCGAACGAGAGCATGCCTATTTGTCGTCTTCCCGCTTCACGAAAAATAAACACTACTGGCAACAAAAATTCGAGAGCGTCCATGACGTTGCCTTGCAAACGACGGCAAGCGGTACCACAGGCCAACGTCAAAAATTCCTGATCAGCCCGCACACTTCAGAAGCCATTCGCTCCTTCGTCCATACGCATCGAATGTCGCTGAACACCTTTTTTATAGCAGCGATGCTCATTTACCTCCACAAAGCAACTCACCAAGACCGCATCATGATAGGCACACCTGTATTGAATCGTACCGGAGCCAAGGAAAAAAACACATTCGGCATGTTTACCAGTACGATGCCGTTCCTGGCTGACATCGAACGCGATACATCATTCTCCACGTTCCTACATAACATCAATCATGAACTCATCCAATGTTATTTTCATCAGAAATATCCTTACAATTTGCTCGTGCAGGACCTTCAGCTTCAGAAACGGGGATTGGATCAACTATTTCAAGTATGCGTGAACTATTACAATACCGCATTCGATCAGAGCTTCGGCCCCGGATGGAAAATGCAGCAAATCGAAGCGCATAACGGCAGCCAATTGTATCCCTTGCAGCTCATCGTCACCGAATGGTCGCCGAATGAAGGGCTGGAGCTGTATTTCGATTATAAAACAGGCGATTATACGGATTCGCACATCGAAGAGATGTACCGTCGCCTGCATTATATAGCCGATCAAGTCGTAAGCCGTCCGGAGGCCGCCATCCGCGATGTGCAGCTGCTGCTGCCAGGGGAGCGCACGGAGCTGCTATACGCCTGCAACCGGACGGATCGTGAATATCCCGTGTCCGCAACGATATTGCAGCTGTTCGAAGAACAAGTCGAACGGACACCGGACCGCATCGCCGTCGCCTGCGACGGGCAAACACTCACATATGAAGAATTGAATGCCCGGGCCAATCGGCTGGCCCGCATGCTGCTGAAGAGCGGGATTGGCCCGCATACGCCAGCGGCCGTCATGGGGCGGCACTCGCTCTCGATCGTGGTCGGAATATGGGCGGTCATCAAGGCGGGAGCTGCGTATCTTCCGATTGACCCCGATTACCCGCAGGAACGGATCGAATATATATTGCGGGACAGCGGGGCTGCGCATCTGCTGACGCACGGCAGCGAATGGGAGCGCTTGTCGTATGACGGCGCCGTTATTGACCTCGATGACGAACGAATGTACGAAGCCGACGGGAGCAATCTGCCGGGACAGGGAGCGGCAGACGATTTGGTCTATATCATTTATACCTCGGGTTCCACGGGGAACCCGAAAGGGACGATGATCGAACACCGCGGCTTGGTGAACTATATTTGGTGGGCCAGCAAGACATATCTTCGCGCCCCCGACGAAGTTGTTGCCCTGTATTCTTCGATTGCATTCGATTTGACGGTGACTTCCATCTTTATGCCGTTAATTAGCGGCCACCGGATCGAAATCTATGAGGATAACGGGAACGAATTCATTATTCACCGTATTTTACGCGACAACAAGGCAACGGTCATCAAGCTGACGCCGGCACATCTGGCACTGATCAAAGACGTCGATTTGAGCGCATCCGCCGTCCGGACATTCATTGTGGGTGGCGAGGATTTGAAGTGCGCGCTCGCCCGTCACATTCATGAACAGGCCTGCGGCGGAATTGCTATTTACAACGAGTACGGACCGACCGAAACGGTGGTCGGCTGCATGATTTACCAGTTCGATCCGGAACGGGACAAGGGATCATCCGTGCCGATCGGGCAGCCGATTGACAATGTGCAAATTTATTTGCTCGATCAGAGGCTGGAACCGGTCCCGAACGGGACAATGGGCGAGCTATATATTTCGGGGGACGGCGTCGCCCGCGGCTACTTGCATAGACCGGAACTGACGCAGGAGCGTTTTGTGGACAACCCGTTCCTGTCCGGCAAGAGAATGTACCGGAGCGGTGACTTGGCCATGCGGCATCATCATGGCGATATCGTATATCTGGGGCGAAGCGATCACCAAGTGAAAATAAAAGGGTACCGCATTGAAATGGGGGAAATCGAGCATCAGCTGCTTGCCCTGCCCCCGATTGAAGAAGCGGTCGTGGTGGATTGGACCGGGGAAGACGGGCAGCAGCATCTCGCCGCTTATTTCGTTGCGGCGGGGCGGCTTACCGCTTTGGAACTGCGGATGAAGCTGGCGGAGGTACTGCCTTCCTATATGATTCCGGCCTATTTTGTCCGGCTCGATCAACTGCCGCTTACGCCGAACGGCAAAGTCGATCGCCAGCGTTTGCCTGCTCCGGAGCAGGCGCCTGAACAGCACGATGCCGATGCATCCGGTCCTCTTGCGGCGTTATTGACGGATATTTTCAAGGACGTGCTGCAGGCGGATCATATCGGAGTTCACGACAATTTTTATCATATGGGCGGCGATTCGATCAAGGCGATCCAAATTGCATCGCGAGTTACCGCAGCCGGCTATAGGCTAAAGGTGCAGCAGATTTTGAGCTACCCGGTTATCCACGAGCTGGCCGCGCTGATGGACATGAATCAGTCTGAACCGGTTGCGCAAGGCCCGTGCACAGGGGCGGTCAAGCCGCTGCCGATCACGTCCTGGTTTTTCCGCCAGCCATGGAGCAACCCGCACTACTATGCCCAATCGATTCTCGTTCGCCTCAAGCATCCGGTCACGGCGGCGCAGCTGCAAGACGCGTTATACGAGCTAATCCAGCATCATGACGCATTGAGGCTGCAGGTTGACGAAGCGGCCGGAATCCTGGAATACCGGACTGTCGAGCGGGATGACGTGGAGATTGCCTGCTGCGATCTTGCCTGTCATTCGGAGGAGGAACGGCCCGCGGAGTTGAAGCAGCGCGCCGAGTCGTTCAAAGCGAGTATGCGGCTCGGACAAGGTCTGCTATTTAAATCGCTTTTATTCGATGAAGGCGTACAGGGACAGTCACTTTTGCTGACGGCGCATCATTTGGTCGTCGATGGGGTATCTTGGCGTATTTTGCTGGAGGACCTCGATCGGCTGCTGCAATCGATGCTCGGCGGCCCCCGCTTGCCATTGCCGGACAAAACGCATTCCGTCCAGGCGTGGGCAGACGCCATCGAAGCGTACAGCCGCGATCGGGCACTCGAGCATTTGGCATACTGGCAGTCGGTCTCCGCCGAGGCGGAAGACAGCTTGACTGCCGACTTCCCCGCAGCTGACGATCGGCATGCCGTATGCGGCACGCTGGTCAGGGAACTGTCCAAGGAAGAGACGCACAGGCTCCTGCGGGAGGCCAATGCCCCGTTCCGCACGCAGACAAGCGAGCTGCTGGTTGCTTCCTTGGCCATGGCGCTTGGCGGCTTCACCGGCAAGGAGAACATCACGATCGAGCTGGAGGGACATGGGCGCGAGGAGTTGTTCGACAGCCTGGACGTGTCCAGAACGGTCGGCTGGTTCACTTCGATGTATCCGGTCAACCTCCGCCTGCCTGGCACAGAGCTTGCCGGCATCATCAAGAGCGTCAAGGAACAGCTTCGCTCCATTCCGAACAAGGGAATTGATTATGGCATCATGTCATACATCTCCGGCCTCATCCCGGAGGGGGGCAGGAGCTTGCTTCGCTTCAATTACATGGGGGAGATCGACAATCATCTGCAGAGCCCCGTGCTGGAAATTGCCGATAAGGACACGGGAAGCGATAGCTGTGCGAGCAACCGGCTGACTTGCTTGGCCGATGTCGTGGCCATCGTGATTGACAACAAGCTCCAAGTCCGGCTGGCATACAGTACGGCCAAGTTCAAGCCGCAGTCGATGGAGGCGTTCATGGATGCTCTGATGCAGCGGCTGATTGGAGTAATTAGCCTGTGTGCGGAGACGGGGCAGTCCTACTTTACGCCATCCGACTTCGAGACGGTGAAGCTCACCGAAGACGAGCTGAACGTTCTCTTCAGTTCATGA
- a CDS encoding serine hydrolase domain-containing protein, whose product MKKLAVYLFIAALLISPAVLAAEEGAPSPPGRPVADEAAIERFVQAELEKAHSPGATVVIVSGDQVVYAKGFGLADREAGIPATSSTLFQLGSTSKAFTGLALLELEQQGSLRLDDPIARYLPWLQLNYEGEPAKVTLAQLLHHTSGVPFSSIASIPADSGEQALQRTVRALSGTELDTIPGTKYQYATINYDVLGLIIQEVSGMSYEAYMSRMLQRLGLNDTVPLAQLNDRQQLAAGYKIGFGSPRRYEAPEYRGNTPAGYLISNADDIGRWLLLQLGAAGISASDRALIERSHRPDTTVGPDENGAYYAAGWFVSTDGMELSHQGSNPNFSSYVIIRPQERLGVGVLANINSAYTFHIGTGLMSLLREREPPPAQADFYPQLDRMAMVGLAIIAVSLVVTAASAIRIPLQLRRKRRAFIPPRGRRLVVIGAATLIAGACFWGIGNLLDKVLAGLPLDVAAVWSPVSVIWFIYAFYLAVGIAFLFFAAVWLMPKVRRPPLPIPAEEVK is encoded by the coding sequence ATGAAGAAGCTTGCCGTTTATCTATTTATCGCGGCGCTGCTTATCAGTCCGGCAGTGCTAGCCGCCGAAGAGGGAGCTCCTTCTCCGCCAGGGCGGCCGGTTGCGGACGAAGCCGCTATTGAGCGGTTCGTGCAGGCCGAGCTGGAGAAGGCGCACAGTCCCGGCGCCACGGTTGTCATCGTGAGCGGAGATCAGGTGGTCTATGCGAAGGGCTTCGGGCTGGCCGATCGGGAGGCCGGAATTCCGGCAACAAGCTCGACTTTGTTTCAATTGGGCTCGACCTCCAAAGCGTTTACCGGCTTGGCCTTGCTGGAACTGGAGCAGCAGGGATCGCTCCGGCTCGACGACCCGATCGCCCGCTACCTTCCGTGGCTCCAATTGAATTATGAAGGGGAGCCGGCCAAGGTGACGCTCGCCCAACTGCTGCATCATACGAGCGGGGTGCCGTTCTCCTCGATCGCGTCGATTCCGGCGGATTCGGGAGAGCAAGCGCTGCAACGCACGGTGCGGGCTCTGTCGGGAACCGAACTGGATACCATTCCGGGAACCAAGTATCAATATGCCACCATTAATTATGATGTTCTGGGCCTGATTATCCAGGAAGTATCAGGCATGTCTTATGAGGCCTATATGTCCCGAATGCTGCAGCGGCTTGGATTGAATGACACCGTACCGTTGGCGCAGCTGAACGATCGCCAGCAGCTGGCCGCAGGCTACAAGATCGGGTTCGGTTCGCCGCGGAGGTATGAGGCTCCCGAGTACAGGGGGAACACGCCTGCCGGCTACTTGATCTCCAATGCGGACGATATCGGGCGGTGGCTGCTGCTTCAGCTGGGAGCGGCCGGCATATCCGCAAGCGACCGGGCGCTAATCGAACGGTCGCACCGGCCCGATACGACCGTGGGGCCGGATGAGAATGGCGCTTATTATGCCGCAGGGTGGTTCGTGTCAACCGACGGGATGGAACTTTCGCACCAAGGCTCCAACCCCAACTTCTCGTCATATGTCATCATCCGGCCGCAGGAGCGGCTTGGCGTAGGCGTGCTTGCCAATATCAATTCCGCGTACACGTTTCACATTGGCACCGGCTTGATGAGTCTGCTGCGGGAACGGGAGCCGCCGCCTGCCCAGGCCGACTTCTACCCGCAGCTCGACAGGATGGCCATGGTTGGGCTGGCGATCATTGCCGTCAGCCTGGTTGTTACGGCAGCGTCTGCGATTCGCATCCCGCTCCAATTGCGCCGCAAGCGGCGCGCCTTCATCCCGCCGCGGGGAAGGCGGCTCGTCGTCATCGGCGCCGCAACACTGATAGCGGGCGCATGCTTCTGGGGAATCGGGAACCTGCTTGACAAGGTTTTGGCGGGCCTGCCGCTCGATGTAGCTGCGGTATGGTCTCCCGTCAGCGTCATCTGGTTCATCTATGCGTTCTACCTTGCCGTTGGAATCGCCTTCCTGTTCTTTGCCGCGGTCTGGCTGATGCCCAAGGTGAGGCGTCCGCCCCTGCCCATCCCCGCTGAGGAGGTGAAGTAA